Proteins from one Camelina sativa cultivar DH55 chromosome 8, Cs, whole genome shotgun sequence genomic window:
- the LOC104705463 gene encoding disease resistance protein TAO1 isoform X1 encodes MDMQYSNLKRLWADQQRPLKDLKYLDLSHSLQLTDTPEFSLLPNLEKLLLVNCKSLVRVHNSIENHRKLILLNLKDCTKLGDLDKLKSLEILIISGCSQLKRLDDDLGQMESSKTLKADHTATTQIPRLKKLEVISLEGCKELLKDRDQTHSVGSPQAALSIPPSLLNRPSCLKTLRLGFCNLSDDFFSNDDLGSLSCLEELDLQGNNFRSLQMDFVGLSSLQILKMDGCSELQSMFSLPKKLRSFHASNCTMLERTQDLSECSVLQSLHLTNCFNLVETPGLHKLKKVGVIHMEMCNRISATHRERIMQGLAVGDNGEIFIPGSSLPNWVSVKNEMHSISFIVPETLNPADLVGFTLWAPYVSQQNDVMSEYSPKI; translated from the exons ATGGACATGCAGTACAGCAACCTTAAACGACTTTGGGCTGATCAACAG CGGCCTCTTAAGGACTTAAAATACCTTGACCTCAGTCATTCTCTCCAGCTCACAGACACTCCAGAGTTTTCATTACTCCCAAATCTTGAGAAGTTGCTATTAGTTAATTGTAAAAGTTTGGTTCGGGTTCATAATTCGATAGAGAATCATCGTAAGCTGATACTATTAAATCTAAAAGACTGCACCAAGCTTGGCGACCTTGATAAGTTGAAATCGCTGGAAATTCTCATTATCTCGGGCTGCTCGCAACTTAAGAGATTGGATGATGATTTAGGTCAAATGGAATCCTCGAAAACTCTCAAAGCCGATCATACCGCCACAACGCAAATCCCCCGCCTGAAGAAACTAGAAGTAATATCTCTTGAAGGCTGCAAGGAGTTACTGAAAGACAGAGACCAAACACATTCTGTTGGAAGCCCTCAAGCGGCTCTATCTATTCCGCCCTCATTATTAAACCGTCCAAGCTGCCTGAAGACTTTACGTTTAGGGTTCTGCAATCTAtctgatgattttttttccaatgatgATCTTGGGAGTTTGTCTTGTCTCGAGGAGCTTGATCTACAGGGCAACAACTTTCGTAGTTTGCAAATGGATTTTGTGGGTCTTTCAAGTCTACAGATTCTTAAAATGGATGGTTGCTCAGAACTTCAATCCATGTTTAGTTTACCAAAAAAGTTGAGATCTTTCCATGCGAGCAACTGTACCATGTTGGAAAGAACTCAAGACTTATCAGAATGCTCGGTGTTACAATCGTTGCACCTCACAAACTGTTTCAACCTTGTTGAGACGCCGGGGctacataaactaaaaaaagttgGTGTCATCCACATGGAAATGTGCAACCGCATATCAGCTACTCACAGAGAAAGAATCATGCag GGTTTGGCAGTGGGTGATAATGGGGAAATTTTTATCCCGGGATCAAGCCTTCCTAACTGGGTTAGCGTCAAGAATGAGATGCATTCAATCTCTTTTATTGTGCCTGAAACTTTGAATCCTGCTGATCTGGTCGGATTTACCTTGTGGGCACCATACGTGAGTCAACAAAACGATGTGATGTCTGAATACTCTCCAAAAATCTAA
- the LOC104705463 gene encoding TMV resistance protein N isoform X2 produces the protein MSFGSVGVQTIGICGMGGIGKTTLAKAAYNEFSDRFEGTSFLENFGEYSMTPDGKVHLKRKLLSDIIKRYDTECKNMDHEVKIRFRNKRVLVVIDGVEDIKQFNSVAIDLTCFGPGSRILITTRNKHLLEQLDVANIYSPKELNYDESVGLVSWLAFRTEKPPEGFGELSKDLVRYCGGLPLAVEVLAAFLYKRSLSEWESTLEQLKQIPDADIQAKLQVSFDALDAVQKDTFLDISCFFIGMDEDYVSCILDGCKLYPAIGLSVLKERCLITVSDNKLIMHDLLRDMGRQIVRGPSRNNCEGWSRLWDPDDVIDVLENYNGTEAIEGLSLKAEGTPVENLEVEHFQT, from the exons ATGTCCTTTGGTTCGGTTGGTGTCCAAACTATTGGAATCTGCGGAATGGGTGGGATTGGTAAAACAACATTAGCCAAGGCTGCATATAATGAATTCTCAGATCGTTTTGAAGGAACAAGTTTCTTAGAAAACTTTGGAGAATACTCCATGACACCAGATGGTAAGGTTCATCTTAAGCGAAAACTTCTTTCGGATATCATCAAGAGGTATGACACAGAGTGTAAGAACATGGATCACGAAGTGAAAATTAGATTTCGCAATAAAAGAGTACTTGTTGTAATTGATGGTGTTGAAGACATTAAGCAGTTTAATTCTGTCGCAATAGACTTGACCTGCTTTGGGCCAGGAAGCAGGATACTCATTACAACCAGGAACAAGCATTTGCTTGAGCAGCTGGATGTTGCAAATATATATTCACCGAAGGAACTTAACTACGATGAATCTGTTGGTCTTGTAAGTTGGCTGGCCTTTAGAACAGAGAAACCTCCTGAAGGGTTTGGTGAGCTATCCAAAGATTTGGTTAGATACTGTGGAGGACTACCCTTGGCTGTGGAAGTCTTGGCTGCTTTTCTCTACAAGAGAAGCCTTTCGGAGTGGGAAAGCACATTGGAACAGTTGAAACAAATCCCAGATGCTGATATTCAAGCAAAGCTTCAAGTCAGCTTTGATGCGCTAGACGCAGTACAAAAAGATACATTCTTGGATATATCTTGCTTCTTCATCGGGATGGATGAAGACTATGTAAGCTGCATATTGGATGGATGCAAATTATACCCTGCCATAGGACTCAGTGTGCTAAAGGAAAGGTGCCTCATCACAGTCAGTGACAACAAGCTGATTATGCATGACTTATTACGAGACATGGGAAGACAAATTGTGCGAGGACCATCTCGGAATAACTGTGAAGGATGGAGTAGATTATGGGATCCTGACGATGTTATTGATGTATTGGAAAACTATAAT GGCACTGAGGCAATTGAAGGACTCAGCCTGAAGGCCGAAGGTACGCCCGTTGAGAACTTGGAGGTTGAGCATTTTCAAACTTAA
- the LOC104705465 gene encoding probable magnesium transporter NIPA9 — MWESICLTLAATAGNNIGKVLQKKGTIILPPLSLKLKVIRAYAVNKPWALGFLMDIVGALLMLRALSLAPVSVVQPVSGCGLAILSVFSHFYLKEVMNVFDWIGITVAGIGTIGVGAGGEEQEASLISVFQLLWLALVVAILFLLLNAWLHIFKRQRREQELGEYEVVEEIIYGLESGILFGMASVVSKMGFVFVEQGFSAMFIPMCISISICCSGTGFFYQTRGLKHGRAIVVSTCAAVASIVTGVVAGMFALGEKLPTSPSGRLLLLLGWLLIMLGVVLLVTSSRLIRHLPRSFRRSGSRQTSLERGFNIRRTASHVSKDTNPSAVIQTATLHHLLSSHQKTKTKRDSETP; from the exons ATGTGGGAGTCGATTTGCCTTACGCTTGCGGCCACCGCCGGTAACAATATCGGCAAGGTTCTCCAGAAGAAAGGCACTATCATCCTCCCTCCTCTCTCCCTCAAGCTCAAG GTAATAAGGGCATATGCTGTTAACAAACCATGGGCACTAGGTTTTCTTATGGACATTGTTGGGGCTTTGTTGATGCTCAGAGCACTCTCGCTTGCCCCT GTGTCTGTTGTTCAACCTGTCTCGGGATGTGGACTTGCCATTCTTTCAGTCTTTTCGCATTTTTATTTGAAGGAAGTCATGAATGTTTTTGACTGGATTGGGATTACCGTTGCTGGCATTGGCACCATAG GAGTTGGTGCTGGTGGTGAGGAGCAAGAAGCATCACTTATATCTGTCTTCCAGTTGCTCTGGCTAGCATTGGTTGTTGCCATCTTGTTT TTACTACTAAATGCGTGGCTTCATATCTTCAAACGCCAGCGCAGGGAGCAGGAGCTG GGGGAGTATGAAGTAGTGGAAGAAATTATATATGGCTTGGAATCTGGGATTTTATTCGG GATGGCATCTGTAGTATCAAAGATGGGTTTTGTATTCGTGGAGCAGGGGTTTTCTGCAATGTTCATTCCTATGTGCATTTCAATTAGTATATGCTGTAGTGGAACAGGATTTTTCTATCAG ACTCGGGGACTAAAACATGGGAGAGCAATCGTAGTATCCACCTGCGCTGCTGTGGCATCAATTGTAACTGGTGTAGTTGCAGGAATGTTCGCTCTGGGTGAGAAATTACCCACTTCACCATCTGGACGGCTTTTACTTCTCTTAGGATG GTTACTTATCATGCTAGGTGTTGTATTACTCGTGACTTCATCACGGCTTATCAGACATCTTCCACGATCATTCCGGCGTTCCGGTTCCAGACAAACCAGTTTAGAAAGAGGTTTCAACATAAGGCGGACAGCTTCTCACGTATCAAAGGATACGAACCCAAGTGCGGTTATCCAAACAGCAACATTACACCATCTCTTATCATCTCATCAAAAGACAAAGACTAAAAGGGATTCAGAAACACCTTAA
- the LOC104705466 gene encoding uncharacterized protein LOC104705466 — translation MEDFGRQRPYGDGGMQIQPYNGGNQGGDFRSYSASYGTRENSIYDLNKKEKSIPRSKSWGITDPELQRKKRVASYKMYGVEGKVKGSFTKSFRWLKRRYTQVVYGWW, via the coding sequence ATGGAAGACTTCGGGCGTCAAAGACCGTACGGAGACGGAGGGATGCAGATCCAGCCTTACAACGGTGGTAACCAAGGCGGAGACTTCAGGAGCTATAGCGCTTCTTACGGGACGAGGGAGAACAGTATATACGATCTGAACAAGAAGGAGAAATCGATACCTAGATCGAAGTCTTGGGGGATAACGGACCCGGAGCTCCAGAGGAAGAAAAGGGTCGCTAGCTATAAGATGTATGGTGTTGAAGGCAAAGTCAAAGGCTCTTTTACTAAAAGTTTCAGATGGCTTAAGCGGAGGTACACCCAAGTCGTCTATGGTTGGTGgtga
- the LOC104769437 gene encoding conserved oligomeric Golgi complex subunit 8, whose translation MATEVGEMSPPEATASLLSLASATQQPYVSELLSFTLDRLHKEPELLRVDAERIQRQMQEVAVGNYRAFITAADALLAIRQEVSSIDKHLESLIGEVPKLTSGCTEFIDSAENILEKRKMNQALLANHSTLLDLLEIPQLMDTCVRNGNFDEALDLEAFVSKLATMHPKLPVIQALAAEVRQTTQSLLSQLLQKLRSNIQLPECLRIIGYLRRIGVFGEYEMRLQFLRCREAWLTGILEDLDQKNAYEYLKGMINCHRMHLFDVVNQYRAIFADDTSGSEENYDGGLLFSWAMHQITSHLKTLKIMLPKITEGGSLSNILDQCMYCAMGLGWVGLDFRGLLPPLFEEAVLNLFSKNMSTAVENFQLVLDSHRWVPLPSVGFPSSGINEDSKDDVTPPSYLMEHPPLAVFINGVSAALNELRPCAPLSLKNVVAHELIKGLQAVSDSLLRYNTTRMLRLSESNLFLSLCRAFVEVVFPHCATCFGRCYPGGATIIMDAKSAYEGLGRILASSSSQEPSNKSPKVVSTDIKDASENGVASQPEDKQDESPKEKEDNSPIPLQTPETAPES comes from the exons ATGGCAACGGAGGTTGGGGAGATGTCTCCGCCGGAAGCGACGGCGagtcttctctctctcgcttcCGCCACTCAGCAACCGTACGTCTCCGAGCTCCTCTCCTTCACTCTTGATCGTCTCCACAAG GAGCCGGAGTTGCTTCGAGTGGATGCGGAGCGGATTCAGAGGCAAATGCAAGAGGTCGCTGTTGGAAATTACCGCGCGTTTATCACCGCTGCTGATGCTTTGCTTGCGATCCGTCAGGAAGTTTCCTCCATTGATAAGCATCTCGAGTCTCTG ATAGGCGAAGTCCCAAAACTAACGTCTGGTTGCACAGAATTTATTGATTCCGCTGAGAATATTctggagaagaggaagatgaaccAAGCTTTGCTGGCAAATCACAGCACTCTTCTTGACTTGCTTGAGATTCCTCAGCTTATGGACAC TTGTGTGAGGAACGGAAATTTTGATGAGGCTCTTGACCTCGAAGCATTTGTATCTAAACTTGCAACCATGCATCCCAA ATTGCCTGTCATCCAAGCACTTGCAGCGGAAGTTAGACAAACAACTCAGTCACTTCTCTCACAGCTTCTCCAGAAGCTACGCTCAAATATACAG TTACCAGAATGTCTCCGGATTATTGGATACTTACGGCGAATAGGAGTCTTTGGCGAGTATGAAATGCGATTGCAG TTCTTAAGATGTCGAGAAGCATGGCTCACTGGAATTCTGGAGGATCTAGACCAGAAAAATGCTTATGAGTATTTGAAAGGCATGATAAACTGTCACAGAATGCACTTATTTGATGTGGTTAATCAATATCGAGCTATTTTTGCTGATGATACATCGGGGAGTGAAGAAAATTATGATGGTGGACTTCTGTTTAGCTGGGCCATGCATCAAATAACATCACACCTGAAGACTCTGAAAATTATGCTTCCAAAGATTACTGAAGGAGGATCtctatcaaatattttggaTCAGTGCATG TACTGTGCGATGGGGCTTGGTTGGGTTGGGCTAGACTTCCGGGGTTTGCTTCCTCCACTTTTTGAAGA GGCGGTTCTGAACTTATTCTCTAAGAACATGAGTACAGCAGTTGAGAATTTCCAG CTAGTTTTGGATTCACATCGATGGGTTCCACTACCATCTGTTGGCTTCCCATCAAGTGGTATTAATGAAGATAGCAAAGATGATGTCACCCCTCCATCATACTTGATGGAGCACCCGCCTCTTGCAGTTTTCATAAACG GTGTATCTGCTGCTTTGAACGAACTACGTCCTTGTGCCCCGCTAAGTCTGAAGAACGTTGTTGCTCATGAACTGATAAAAGGACTTCAGGCTGTCTCTGACTCCTTACTAAGATACAATACAACTCGGATGCTTCGACTCAGTGAATCCAATCTCTTCCTCTCACTTTGCCGAGCTTTTGTTGAG GTGGTTTTTCCACATTGTGCCACATGCTTCGGCCGATGTTATCCAGGTGGTGCGACCATCATTATGGATGCCAAGAGCGCATACGAAGGTCTAGGTCGCATCTTAGCTTCATCGTCCTCTCAAGAACCATCCAACAAATCTCCAAAGGTCGTCAGCACCGACATAAAGGATGCATCAGAGAATGGTGTAGCCTCCCAACCCGAAGATAAACAAGACGAGAGtccgaaagagaaagaagataacaGTCCCATTCCATTACAAACTCCTGAGACAGCACCCGAGTCTTAA
- the LOC104705464 gene encoding cytokinin riboside 5'-monophosphate phosphoribohydrolase LOG8, whose amino-acid sequence MEDNQQRSRFRKICVFCGSHSGHREVFSDAAIELGNELVKRKIDLVYGGGSVGLMGLISRRVYEGGFHVLGIIPKALMPIEISGETVGDVRVVADMHERKAAMAQEAEAFIALPGGYGTMEELLEMITWSQLGIHKKTVGLLNVDGYYNNLLALFDTGVEEGFIKPGARNIVVSAPTAKELMEKMEEYTPSHKHVASHESWKAEEQENKQQ is encoded by the exons ATGGAAGATAATCAGCAGCGAAGCAGATTCAGAAAAATTTGTGTCTTTTGCGGAAGCCACTCTGGTCACAGAGAAGTTTTCAGTGATGCTGCTATCGAACTCGGCAATGAACTc GTGAAGAGGAAGATAGACTTGGTTTATGGTGGAGGGAGTGTTGGCTTGATGGGTTTGATTTCCAGGAGAGTCTATGAAGGTGGTTTCCATGTACTCGG AATCATTCCCAAAGCTTTGATGCCTATTGAG ATATCTGGTGAGACTGTGGGAGATGTAAGAGTTGTTGCAGACATGCACGAGCGAAAGGCTGCAATGGCACAAGAAGCTGAGGCCTTCATTGCACTCCCTG GAGGTTACGGAACAATGGAGGAGTTGCTGGAGATGATAACATGGTCACAACTTGGTATCCATAAGAAGACG GTTGGTCTATTGAATGTTGATGGATACTATAACAATTTGCTTGCTTTATTTGACACTGGTGTCGAAGAAGGTTTTATCAAGCCAGGTGCACGTAATATTGTGGTTTCTGCTCCAACAGCCAAAGAGCTTATGGAGAAGATGGAG GAATATACTCCTTCGCACAAGCATGTTGCATCGCACGAAAGCTGGAAAGCcgaagaacaagaaaacaagcagcAATAA